The following proteins come from a genomic window of Ictalurus furcatus strain D&B chromosome 12, Billie_1.0, whole genome shotgun sequence:
- the mtx1b gene encoding metaxin-1b isoform X1, with the protein MAAPMELYCWKGDYGLPSVDVDCLTVLAYAKFAGAPLKVHKITNPWRSPTGTLPALKTREEGSLSQPSKIIIQLRKQKYNADYDLSAKEGADTLAFVSLLEEKLLPALIYTQWVDAKNYVDVTRRWYAEHTPFPLNFLLPNRMHSRQIERLRLIRGDAVLEPEEQLEKELYQDALECMTLLSQRLGSHKFFFGDSPSSLDAYVFGHLAPLLKIKLPNAKLQQHLNSLENLQQFCSNILLLYFPSDSREAPSRNTAVHTDAGDFDNEPHKRRNQILSVLFAVAAMVGYAVLSGIVTIHSSRSQLEEPRHDDGDEDDEEQE; encoded by the exons GCCTATGCCAAGTTTGCAGGTGCCCCGCTCAAAGTTCACAAGATTACCAACCCATGGAGAAGCCCAACAG GTACGCTGCCTGCTCTGAAGACCAGAGAAGAAGGCAGTTTATCACAGCCGAGTAAGATCATCATCCAGCTCAGGAAGCAG AAATACAACGCCGATTACGATCTCTCGGCTAAAGAGGGCGCGGACACGCTCGCCTTCGTGTCCTTACTGGAGGAGAAGCTGCTGCCCGCTCTG ATTTACACGCAGTGGGTCGACGCTAAAAATTACGTAGACGTGACGCGGCGCTGGTACGCTGAACACACCCCGTTCCCACTGAACTTCCTGCTGCCAAACCGCATGCACTCGAGGCAGATAGAGAGGCTGAGGCTTATCAGAGGAGACGCCGTACTGGAGCCTGAGGAGCAGTTGGAGAAAGAG CTTTACCAGGATGCGTTGGAGTGCATGACTCTCCTCTCACAGAGGCTCGGCTCACACAAGTTCTTCTTCGGAGACTC CCCCTCCTCACTGGACGCGTATGTGTTTGGTCACCTGGCGCCTCTGCTGAAGATTAAACTCCCCAACGCTAAACTCCAGCAGCACCTGAACTCGTTGGAGAACCTGCAGCAGTTCTGCTCCAACATCCTGCTGCTTTATTTCCCCTCAGACAGCCGAG AAGCTCCGAGCAGAAACACTGccgttcacaccgacgccggtgACTTTGATAACGAGCCGCACAAGCGGCGCAACCAGATCCTGTCCGTGCTGTTCGCCGTGGCGGCCATGGTGGGTTACGCCGTCCTCAGCGGCATCGTCACCATCCATAGCTCACGATCGCAGCTCGAAGAGCCTCGTCACGACGACGGAGACGAGGATGACGAAGAACAGgagtga
- the mtx1b gene encoding metaxin-1b isoform X2 translates to MAAPMELYCWKGDYGLPSVDVDCLTVLAYAKFAGAPLKVHKITNPWRSPTGTLPALKTREEGSLSQPSKIIIQLRKQKYNADYDLSAKEGADTLAFVSLLEEKLLPALIYTQWVDAKNYVDVTRRWYAEHTPFPLNFLLPNRMHSRQIERLRLIRGDAVLEPEEQLEKELYQDALECMTLLSQRLGSHKFFFGDSPSSLDAYVFGHLAPLLKIKLPNAKLQQHLNSLENLQQFCSNILLLYFPSDSRAPSRNTAVHTDAGDFDNEPHKRRNQILSVLFAVAAMVGYAVLSGIVTIHSSRSQLEEPRHDDGDEDDEEQE, encoded by the exons GCCTATGCCAAGTTTGCAGGTGCCCCGCTCAAAGTTCACAAGATTACCAACCCATGGAGAAGCCCAACAG GTACGCTGCCTGCTCTGAAGACCAGAGAAGAAGGCAGTTTATCACAGCCGAGTAAGATCATCATCCAGCTCAGGAAGCAG AAATACAACGCCGATTACGATCTCTCGGCTAAAGAGGGCGCGGACACGCTCGCCTTCGTGTCCTTACTGGAGGAGAAGCTGCTGCCCGCTCTG ATTTACACGCAGTGGGTCGACGCTAAAAATTACGTAGACGTGACGCGGCGCTGGTACGCTGAACACACCCCGTTCCCACTGAACTTCCTGCTGCCAAACCGCATGCACTCGAGGCAGATAGAGAGGCTGAGGCTTATCAGAGGAGACGCCGTACTGGAGCCTGAGGAGCAGTTGGAGAAAGAG CTTTACCAGGATGCGTTGGAGTGCATGACTCTCCTCTCACAGAGGCTCGGCTCACACAAGTTCTTCTTCGGAGACTC CCCCTCCTCACTGGACGCGTATGTGTTTGGTCACCTGGCGCCTCTGCTGAAGATTAAACTCCCCAACGCTAAACTCCAGCAGCACCTGAACTCGTTGGAGAACCTGCAGCAGTTCTGCTCCAACATCCTGCTGCTTTATTTCCCCTCAGACAGCCGAG CTCCGAGCAGAAACACTGccgttcacaccgacgccggtgACTTTGATAACGAGCCGCACAAGCGGCGCAACCAGATCCTGTCCGTGCTGTTCGCCGTGGCGGCCATGGTGGGTTACGCCGTCCTCAGCGGCATCGTCACCATCCATAGCTCACGATCGCAGCTCGAAGAGCCTCGTCACGACGACGGAGACGAGGATGACGAAGAACAGgagtga